The following DNA comes from Sander lucioperca isolate FBNREF2018 chromosome 2, SLUC_FBN_1.2, whole genome shotgun sequence.
GAGTCAGACGCATCTTGCAGGTTCACAGGTGATGATGTGGAGAGGAAAGCTACAGACTTTTATGGACTCCTGGCATTGAGAGGTGGTTCTTCTTTTGGCCAATTGCCAAGAGCCACCCAATCTCTTACTCTATACATTACGCAACATGTATGTTTACACCTGTGTAGTACATATACACGTGGCAGCACGGTGCGGATTGGTTTGATTCCCAGTCCGGGCAGgactttctgtgtggagtttgcatgttagatagctagatagatagcaCTTTATTGTCCGTAGATCGGGAAATTTGTCTTGCTCTACAAGCTCCAACAATTACAACACAACAACCTAAAGACAAAAAGCTAAAAACATATAGGCATcagaaaaaagataaataaataattaattaatatgagGGGGGCCCTGCCCTGCAAGAGTGATCTTAAATAGCCATAAATATATAGatgaaagtagggctgggcgatatggacaaaatcaaatatcacaatatttttatacctcgatatcgataccgcaacaatattgttGTGTTGACTagtggtgctttaacaaaatatttacacaatgagatttttgataaataatcatcagtaatgtggatataatgattaagtgggtaaaggcaaataatagaacagttacaacagtctggtaagttcagaaaatgacatcacttcactgtaatgcagcctttaaaaccaggagaagacaccacttatgccatatcacgatattacgatattcaaaatctaagacggtatctagtctcatatcacgatatcgatataatatcgatatattgcccagctctagatgaaagtgtgtgtgtgtggggacgACTATCACTTCTTTACCCTCCTGTGTTGATTCAGCAGAGATATTGACAGAGGAACAAATGAGTGTTTAGATTTGTTCTTTCTGCAGCCTGGGACGCAGTCTGTTCTCaccgtgtttgcgtgggtttcctcaggttgctcaggtttcctcccaccataaagacatacATACTAGGTAACTCCTGCCATTGCCCTTACTGGCATTACAACTGGAGTTGGTCCTAATTAGTAAGGATGGGTAAAATGCAGAGAACAACTTTCACTGCACATTGTACCGTGTATGATTGTGTTCTATACaaacagtatatatacacagacatatacatgtatatatatatatatacacacagacacatactaATGCTTATTTGGTTCATTGTTTTTGGTCATGTTGGTCATGTAACATATACTGTTTTGTGTTACATAAGACACTTGATACAACTTGAGTAACGTGCAGTGGAAAGTCGTGGGAACTCTGCCACGTGCTCGCTATTTACACAGCTGTGAATTTAACTTCCatttaaagaaggaaaaagcAAACCCGAGTAAGGGCAGAGTAAACGGAAAGAAAAGACCAAATAGATCAGGGAATATTTTTGATTAGGAAACTAAAAGAACAAAGTAAAAAGATCAAAAGGAAATATATGTACTGTGAGCGGAGAATAAATGAGTTCTTGTCATGTTGTATTTCCTGCGGCTATCTGATCTCACAGACAGGAGGAAAGATGGATTACAGCCCGAGTTGTTTTTTATGTAGAACAAGGTGGtaactaaaaacacatttaacaccAACTATAACAGACCTTCAACAACTATATATTCTATTGAAATATTATTTATTCTTACAGCTTTTGTTAGAAGATTTGAAATATAATGAGCTGATCAACTATTAGATTTCCACTCAAGCCCTTACTGGAACAAGATTTTGAAAAGATGTGTTCCTAAATTGTCCATAAATGCATCTGACTCATTTATGATTGGACAGCTGATGTGCAGGGACATTTAGTACCCCCACAGGGCACGAGTGGAGGTTGTGGAACACACTGTAGTGTATGCTTGCTCATTAGAGGTGACACTGAAGACAGAATCAGTACAATGATAATGTGAAATAAAAGTGATTTTGTGAGAACAAAGGTTGAGCTGTCAACCTTGTGCTTGTTCGCTCTTGCTTTTGACTGCTTCTCCTTTTAAAAACAGAGACATAAAATGACAGGACTGACTGACCGCTGAAGATTAACATGTTTGATTTGGAAATTGTCACACTTGTAATTGAAGGTGTTAAATACATTACGAGGTGAACAAAATTCTCAAGTAGAAACTGTCAAGTAACCCCTGATTTAAAGCTCCCACCCCcttgtctcctcctctcttatCTCCAGTTTTCTCTCCTCACCTCCTGTCATATTAGAACAGCCTGTGCCAGAATTCAGACTTTTCGGACTGTAGCCATGAATCTGAcagctcctctgctgctgctgcttctcacGGGTAAGACTGAAAAAGCTGTCAACATGTATCTCTCCTTAAAATAACATATTGTAAACAGGTGCTGTTTGTGAAATGATCTTtgctactcttttttttttttttttttaaatcaaccaCTATCAATTTAGCATTTTTTATCAAGGATATTCCTTTTCTCCTGATTTGTTTATCACTCACATGTCTTTACCAGCTTGTGCGGCCAGTGGTGCGCTGCTGCCCAAGGCCTTATGGCAGTTTGGGCAGATGATCCCTTGCACCCAGCCTGGCGTTAACTCCCTAAAGTACAACAATTACGGCTGCTGGTGCGGTTTCGGGGGGAAAGGAAGCCCTCTGGATGAATTGGACATGTAGGAAACGAACATTGCCCAATTttgttttccaatttttttgttgttgtttttttaaacaaaagaaaCTTGGGAGTTTTCTCAAACAGGTACCTTTTCCCTCCTGTATTCGAATAGGTGCTGTAAAGTTCACGACAAATGCTATCAAGCAAGCAGAAAGGCTCCAGGGTGCACAGCTATCGCTGACCTTCCCTATGTTCTTGTTTATGACTTCACCTGTTCAAACCAACAAGTGACCTGCTCAGGTAAGACTGTGACCCCACTTAACTAGGATTGTACTCATTTAGACCAGGGCTGTCCTTTACTagttgattagttgatttaatggacagatctgtaaaacgtagtttctccacaaaggatcatgcaaaagcaccaggttaaatcttgtgtttaccagagatgtgctcatacaTTTCTTGGACATAAATCACTTAGaatgaaaaagcataaaacatgactaatgcACTAAAGAactcttagtcgactaagaccaaaacgaccaatTAGTCCACTAACCGACTCAGAGGGGGCAGCCCGAGTTCAGACACTGTTGAGAAGTAAGCCAAAGACGTTTTTTAAATCCAGATTTTGTGTGGATGTGGCTGGTTAAAAGTACAGTATTGACAGTATTCAGTGAATAGCAGACTGTAGCTTTACTGCAAACAGAATAATTAAACAAGGCTGCATCTGTGGCACTGagtgtactgtacatacacaacaACTGTATTTAAacagctacatacatacatacatatatatatatatacacggtatctcacaaaagtgagtacacccctcacattttagtaaatatttcattatatcttttaatgggacaacactgaagaaattacactttgctacaatgtaaagtattaagtgtacagcttgtataacagtgtaaatgtgctgtcccctcaaaataactcaacacacagccattaatgtctaaaccactggcaacaaaagtgagtacacccctatgttaaattcccatagaggcaggcagattttaatttttaaaggccagttatttcatggatccaggatactatgcatcctgataaagttcccttctctaggtatggtgaagggtatgtgatgatgtggggctattttaattccaaaggccaagggaactttatcaggatgcatagtatcctggatccatgaaataactggcctttaataaaaatctgcctgcctctatgggaatttaacataggggtgtactcacttttgttgccagtggtttagacattaatggctgtgtgttgagttaatttgaggggacagcacatttacactgttatacaagctgtacatgtaatactttacattgtagcaatgtgtaatttcttcagtgttgtcccattaaaagatataatgaaatatttactaaaatgtgaggggtgtactcacttttgtgagatactgtatatatattaatatatatatatatatatatatatatatatatatatatatatatatatatatatatatatataggagcACATACACTACAAACAAATGCTACCCTAGCACTGCAGAGCATGTTTACACTTAACCTTAGTGATAGTGTGTGAGCGAGCttcatgttttgttattatTGAGCAGCTATCTGTCAGTTCCCTGACTCTATTCTGTCTCCGTAGCGACCAACAATAAGTGCCAGGCTGCCGTGTGTGAGTGCGACCGGGTGGCGGCTCACTGCTTCGCTCAGTCCACATACAACCCTGAAAACAAGAACATCGATCCCAGAGTCCACTGTGTCAACTAAGTTATACAacccacaaaaacacacacacacatacatgtgtgcgtttcactatctttgtggggacccatcattgacataatgcatttcctagccccttaccctaaccttaaccatcacaactaaatgcctaaccttaacccttaccctaaccctaacaataACCTAATtgtaaccctaatcctaaaaccaagtcttaaccctcaaacagccctttaaagttgtggggtccagcattttggccccacaaagctgtccggaccccacaa
Coding sequences within:
- the LOC116050605 gene encoding phospholipase A2, minor isoenzyme-like, which encodes MNLTAPLLLLLLTACAASGALLPKALWQFGQMIPCTQPGVNSLKYNNYGCWCGFGGKGSPLDELDMCCKVHDKCYQASRKAPGCTAIADLPYVLVYDFTCSNQQVTCSATNNKCQAAVCECDRVAAHCFAQSTYNPENKNIDPRVHCVN